The genomic DNA AGATTTCGCGTGCAATTTCCTCGGAAACTGAAGGTTTTAGCGACTTGACTTTTTCTCCAGAAATTAAAGCAAGTTCTGTGGGTTCTTCAGAACTGAGTAGCATTAAACAGCTATTGTGGTTAACTTCTCCTAGTCGCGCAATCAGTTCTCGATAACCTTCTAGTCCGGGTCGATAGCGCCCAGCTAATTCTCCAGGGCTGAGAACCATCTCGAAATCATCTAAAATCAGCAGACAGCGATGCTTGCGGAAATATTCAACTAACCGGGAAATTCTGGCGTTTACATCTAGTGGCAAATCTGCTTTTTGTTGGGGAGAGAAAATGGAAATTAAGCTAGCTAGAAGGTCTTGCACAGATGGACAGGCTCGTAGCGATCGCCAAATGATAAAATCAAACTCATCCTGTACAAGTTTAGCCGCCTTCACTGCCAGAGTTGTTTTGCCAGTGCCTCCCAAACCCAGCAGTGCCACCAAGCGACAGCCATCTGATAAAATCCATTGCTTTAAGGCTGCTAATTCCTCAGTGCGGCCGTAGAACACCGAAACGTCGGGGGCCTCACCCCAATCTTGATGATGGTGCGCGATCGCCACTGCCGAGGCCATTACTCTACCCGCCGGAATGAAATCCCCCGAACCCTGACCAGCTTGGTATAAAAATAGTAGTTGATGCCTTAATTCTGCCAACTTCCCAGGGCCATTCCCCCCGATTTTAAATTTTTTGTAGACCTCGCCGAGTCTTTTGCGGACGGCGATATCACTGATACCCAATTTAGTTGCGATCGCGGCTGTCGGCTGACCGTCCAAGGCCATAAACACCGTCTCCAGCTCAGCATCAGTCACGCTGCGTTCTTTTGTTATTGCTTGCACAAAGTCTTGAGGAATCTGAGTAGTCAAGGTAGGAATCTCGCTTTTGCTAATCTTCTAATTTTTATTATATTCTGTGAGTATTAGCTAGCAAACCCTTGATCTGACTAATGTTCAGCTTGCTTTTTAGTTTTATTTATCTATATCTCACTTATTCATTGTGAGTAGCAAATAACACAAGCTGTACTTAGTTAATTGTTAATTGTTAGTGGTTAGTGGTTAGTAGTGTTAGTAGTTTATATAGCAGTCGCCAAGGCGATTAAGACGTTCTGAGTTCCATCAAACTCGCTGATTGTATTACCTTATTCCCCTTATTCCCCTTATTCCCCTAGCCCCTAGTCCCTAGCCCCTAGCCCCTAGATGAGGATAGATATCCGTAACATTGCCATCTGGGAGGTAACAAACCCCCCAGAGGGCGCGTTACGTAAAACAACTAACAACTAACCACTAACTTACCGCTCTTGACAATAGGTTTCGTAAACCCCGTCCAGAAGTAAATTAAGAGCACAAGCCGCATTTGATGCTGCTGACAACGCTTTTTCTTTTTGTTCCTCTGTCTGGCAAAGTTCTAAAAGTGCTTCCCGCGTCGCCTGAGAGTGAAACTCATCAGCCTGCTCGTGGACTGTAAAAAATGAAAGCGCGTTTTCAGAATCAATGCCATAAAATTGCTTTAGACCTGCTATTTTTGTCGTAGCAACTTCAGGCACTTGCGATTCATAAGCATAGAGTGCAGCCAAGCCAACAGCCGGTTCTTCACTGCGGGCTAATTCCTTAAGAATGCGGACAGATTCACGAGTTTTTTCAAGGTATTGGCGTTCTAAAACTGCTTTCCTCTCTACACCTAAACCTTCAGCAAATCGCAACCACAACTCAGGGTGATGTGTAGAACCTCGTTCCTCTTCAATCAGATTTTCGAGCAGCATTTGGCGAATTTTGATATCATCGCAGGCTGCGTGAGTTGCACTGACATAGGTGGGAAAATTATGGACTTGCAGGTAATATTCCTGTGCATACTCTTGCAACATTGCTAAGGATAGTTTACCTTCATTCCACATTTGGTAAAATGGATGTTTAAGCAAATTGTGCGTCTCAATCGTACCGTTGAGTTGTTCGAGAAATTGTTGTTCTGTCATCGTCATGGTATTGTTTGACAATTGTGGGTTAAAAAGCATCTTATATCAAATTTGGATGTTGTCAATAGGACTTACTCACAACTAACGTAATGCCACCCTCTGGGCGGTAAGGATAACGCCCAGAGGGGGCGTTACAAACAATAATATAAACAAGTTTTTACCTAGTAGATTTTTCTCAAAAATTTTGTAATATCTTTAAAATTCGCTCCCGCAACTGTTTGAGCATACTATATTCAGTTAAATTGTCTTGTTGAGAATCGCAGGAAGCGATCGCCTGGGATACCTCAGACAACATCTCAAACACCAGGGGCACACCCAATTGTAACTCCTCCATAATTTCTCGCTGAGCAAATATATCTTGAGGCTTTCCTTCAAGAATTAACCGCCCTTTATCAACTACAAAAATCCAATCTGCCCAGCGATAAACTAAATCTAGATCGTGACTTGCCATTAATATTGTTGTCCCGGAATTGTGAATTTTTTCTAAGGCAATCATTAACTGGCGCGTATGAAGCCGATCTAAATAGGCTGTGGGTTCATCTAACAATAATAATTCTGGTTCTAATACCATAACATCAGCCAGAGAAACCCTTTTTTTTTGCCCCAAACTTAAATGGTGAACTGGTTGTGTTGCCAGTTCCGAAAGTCCAAATTGCATCAGCACTCGCTCTACTCTTTCTGCAATTTCCTTTGCTGGTATTCCCAAATTGCACAAACCATAAGAAATATCTTCTTCTACAGTTAAAGCCACTAATTGTTGTTCGGGATTTTGAAAGACTAAACCCACCTTTTGTCGCAAACTCATTAGATAATTACGGCTGTAATCAATCTGTTTTCCTTGCCAATAAACCTTTCCTTGCTGAGGCTTATACAAACCATTGGCCAACAAAAACATAGTTGTTTTACCACAGCCATTTTGACCAATAATAGCACTTTTTTTTCCTGGTCGTAAGCGCAAGCTTAGCCCATTTAAAGCTGATTTTTTACTACCTAAATAGGTATAGTGTGCGTCTTCAATTTCTAGCAAATATTGTGACATTAGTCAAGCATTCCAGTCCTATTAATACTCCACAACCTATAATCGCTTCTAAGGCATATCGCTGTGAATAGCAATAGCGACGCGAATGCCATACTCGCAACTCCCCCGTAAATCCCCGCGCCTCTAATCCCAGGGAAAATTGATGATAATGTAGCATTGTTCTGTGAAATAATTGCCCGACAAGTAAACTTAGACTATTGATAGAAGTCCGCCAAGTTCGATATCCAGCACGAGATTGTTGTGCAATCCATAACTCCTGCGTTGCTGACAATAAAGTAAAAATAAATCGATACATTAACAGCAGCAATTCAGTTAGAATAGCAGGCAATCCTAGACGACGCAATGTCTGCAATATTGCTGCAAAGGGAACGGTTAATAGCAGAAAATACATACAGCAAACAGAGGAGAGAGAGCGTGAAAAAATCGTTAATGCTAATTCGCTACCATTGCGGCTGATGTAAAAGTAATTTGACCCTAAAGTCATCCCCTGTAAAGCATCTGTTTGAATTAAAGATATATGAGCAACAGAAACTCCATTGATTGCTATTGCTGGTAAACTGGTTAGCCAAAATAATGCTGCTAGATAGAGCATTCGCCAGTAAATTTCTGGAGGTGTTCTAGCATAAATTATTGTCCAAATACTCATCCAGATGATAATTAAACCTTGTACTGGGGGATGGGCAAATAAGGCAATAGTTAAGACTACGATCGCAAATATCAATTTTTGTTCTGGCGGCAAATTAGATAAACTATTCGTGTAAGCCAGAGTGTCTAACTTGAGACTCATAAATCTATTGACAATAATTTAAGAAACCGCCAAGATGGCGGCGTTACCGATGCTTATTCAAGCTTTATCTTTCATTTTTGCTTGTTTTTTTACTTCTGTTCGCCCTCGATATAAACCAATTACATAGCCAATTACTCCCGCACCTAAAGCTGCTTGAGATGAAAATAATAAGCTTTCAATTTCACCACTAGATGGCTCAATTACTGATTGAAACCAGGGTTTATAATCAGGGTTAATTTCAGCAATCGCTTCCTCAGCTTGACCATCAGCACCGCTAAATTCAGCATTTCGGAGAGATATTACAGGTATTACAGCTAAAAGCAATACTCCTGTTAGTAACAGCCAGTTATTCCATCCTTGATTAGTCTTATTCACTCTTATGATTCTCCTTTGATTAATTGCAACTGTTTCAATTCTTCAGAATTGTAAGATTGCAGCCAGTTCCACACTAAAACAGTCAGCAATCCTTCACTAATTGCTAAAGGAATTTGAGTTAGGGCAAAAATGCTAGCAAACTTGATGAATGATGCCATAAAGCCGCCCACAGGAGCGGGGAAAGCTAAGGCTAATTGTACAGAAGTAATCAGATAAGTGAGCAAATCTGCAAAGGCTGCTGAGATAAAGATTGCCATTGTTTGTTTGCCACTTAATCGCATGATAATATGGTACAACCAGTAAGCAGCAAATGGCCCTGCGATCGCCATTGAGAAGGCATTAGCTCCTAAAGTTGTTAAGCCGCCGTGAGCTAATAGTAAAGCTTGAAATAGAAGCACTAAGCTACCCAAAACTGACATCGCTAAAGGGCCAAATAATACTGCTCCTAATCCAGTCCCCGTAGGATGGGAACAACTACCAGTAACGGAAGGAATTTTGAGGGCTGAGAGGACGAAAGTAAAAGCACCTGCTAGGGCAATAAGTAATTTTAATTGTGGATTTTCTTGAGTTATTCTCTGAATCGATCTTAGTCCTAAGATAAAGAAAGGAATAAAAATAATCCACCAAAAAATTGCCCATTGCACGGGTAAGAAGCCTTCCATAATGTGCATGGCGTAAGCTGGTGGCGTTTGACCTATGATTAGGTGAAAGCTCAAGCCTGCCATTAGTATTAGTTGCCAAAGTTGCTGCTTTTTTTTCATTTCCAGATTATTTAAGAAGGAAGAGGGAAGAGGGAAGAAGGAAGAAGGAAGAAGGAAGAAGGAAGAAGAAGAAGAAGAGGGAAGAGGGAAGAGGAAATGGTTTTTTAGTCTCCTAGCTTATTGATTGTGGTAACAATTAATCGAGATAGTTCATCTACTTCTTTAAAAACTGGGGAGATTTTTTGTGGAGGGGCTAACGCCACCCGTTCAGCAATAACTAAATGAGTATCTAATTCTCGCAATGACCCCAGAGCTATTTGTAGATATCGAACATACTCTTTCCTACTAACACGACCATATCCCTCGGCAATATTAGCAGGTATGGAGACAGATGCACGACGAATTTGACTGGTTAAACCATAAACTTCTGATGGATGAAAGAACTTGGTTAAATCGTAGCAAAGCTCACATAGATAAATTCCTCGTTGCCATTGCTCCCTATGACTCATAAAACCTCCTTCCTTCTTCCTTCTTCCTTCTTCCTTCTTCCTTCTTCCTTAATTACAACCAATCTTCCTCATCATCATCCCAATCATCACTTTGATAAGGTCGTGATATCCGAGAAGTACCGACGCGCTCAGAAGGCCGACTAACTTTCCTAGAACTAGGCATATAAGGCTCTTCACTTCTGCGTTTATCCCCGGAAATAGTGCGGCGCACTGACTCGAAGAAATCATCATCATCTTCATCGCGACCGTAAGCTGCAACTTCCCGACTTAGATCGTACAGCGCATCCTGTAAATCCGATCCAACTTGGTCAACTCCCCGCTCATCATTGCGTTCTAAACTGTCGCGTAATTCCCGAATTAAATTTTCAATTCGTTGGCGATTTCTCTGGGCAAATTGCATTCCTCTATCGAGCGCTACCTCTCGTAATTGTCGCTCCGCTTGATAAGCTAAAGCTTCGGAACGATTACGTTTTTCTACCTTTTCACGCTGCAATTTATCAGCTTGAGCAAATTGTTCTGCATCTCGGATCATGAGGCTAACTTCTTGTTGCGTCAGCGTGGAAGCGCCCTGAATTGTAATGCTCTGCTCGCGCCCTGTAGTCCTATCCATTGCTGTCACTAATAGCATACCATTAGCATCAATATCAAAGGATACTTGAACTTGTGGGATACCGCGCGGTGCAGGGGGGATTCCTGTCAATTTAAACCGACCCAAAGACTTATTATCTGCCGCTAATTCTCTTTCACCTTGGAGGATGTGAACTTCCACCAAAGTTTGATTGTTTTCAGAGGTGGAAAAGATGTCAGAGCGCCGCACGGGAATAGTCGTATTGCGCGGAATCAATTTTTTCATCACCCCACCAATGGTTTCCAATCCTAACGATAGAGGGGTGACATCTAAGAGGAGTATGTCGCGTACATCCCCAGCTAAAATCCCCGCTTGAATTGCTGCTCCTACGGCGACAACTTCATCGGGGTTAACATTTTGATTGGGTTCTTTATCAATCAAACTGCGGACTAGCTGCTGTACTAAAGGAATGCGAGTAGAACCCCCGACTAGCACAATTTCGTCAATTCTAGAAGGGTTGAGATTGGCATCTGTCAAAGCTTGCTTTACGGGGCGACGCAAGCGCTGAATTAAGTCACCACATAACCCCTCAAACTGACCGCGAGTTAGTCTTGTTTCAAAATGCAAGGGGCCATCTTCATTGGCATCAATAAAAGGTAAGTTGATGTCAGTAACCCCAACTCCCGACAGTTCAATTTTGGCTTTTTCCGCCGCTTCTGTTAGCCGCTGGAGCGATTGGCGGTTGCGCCGCAAATCAACTCCTTCTTTTTCTAAAAATTGTTCTGCCATCCAGTCAACAATTTTTTGGTCAAAATCGTTGCCGCCCAATTGCGTATCGCCGCTAGTTGCTTTCACCTCAAATACGCCATCACCAACTTCTAAGATTGATACATCAAAAGTACCGCCTCCTAAGTCAAATACCAGGATAGTTTGACTTTCGCGCCTCTCTAATCCGTAGGCTAAAGATGCAGCCGTTGGCTCATTTAAAATTCGCTTGACATCAAGTCCAGCAATTCGTCCTGCGTCCCGCGTTGCTTGGCGCTGGGAATCGTTGAAATAAGCGGGTACAGTAATTACAGCCCCGGTCACTTCTTGACCCAGATAGCGACTAGCTTCCTCTGCCAACTTCCGCAATACCATTGCTGAAATTTCCTCTGGGGCAAAGTCTTTTTTAAGGCGAGGACACTTGATTTTTATATTACCGTTCTCCTCGCGGCGAACTGTGTAGGGGACTCGTTTCGATTCTGGAGTCAATTCGCCGTATTTGCGCCCAATAAACCGTTTGACGGCGTAAAAGGTGTTTTGGGGATTGAGTACCGCTTGTCGCCGCGCCATCTGCCCGACAACGCGCTCTCCTTCCTTTGTGAAAGCAACTACCGAGGGTGTCGTCCGCATCCCTTCTGCATTGGCAATCACCACCGGTTTACCGCCTTCCATAACGGCTACTACTGAATTTGTTGTCCCAAGGTCGATGCCAACTACTTTGCCCATGCCTTAGTTATCTCCTCTGGCGTTCTCTTTAGCTTTTTAATATAAGCTTTAACGGATTGTTGCATTCATTGTATCGCGTCTCTATCACTGAGTCAGAGATAGCGGCCTTCCCTGCGGCTGAGGACGCTGGTGGTGGGGTTGGCTGGCAATCAGGTTTTCGCCTTTGCAGAAACTTCCTAAAAGTTGTCACAAACTGCATCAGGTAAATGGTTAGTAATACCAATCGCGCTCAAAATATAGTTGCCAGGATGCTAAAGAGGTTAGTCACACTAATAGGACTTACGCAGGGAGTCCCAGAAACCGGGTTTTTGAGAGAATCTGTAAGTAACAGTGAAGTATTTTCGTTAAAAAACCCGGTTTCTTTAGTTGGGTGCGTAAGTCCTGACTAATTCCATTATCTCTTGATAATTTTTAGATTTAGTTGCTACAGGCGCAGAGCGAGCTGATAAGAATTGCTCGCTCCCCGCTTTTTTTGCTTCTTAACTGTTCTATAACCAGTTTTTAGGCAATAGGAACAGTTGACTTCACTGACTCACGCTCGTGTAAGTGCTTAAACAACATTCCTAACCTGAGATATTGCTGTTGCCAATCTTCGCCAAAACGCAAACTGTAGTATCCAAGTGCTGATACTGTTGCCACATCAACAGCAGTGAAAGTTTCACCTAATAGATAAGTAGAGGCAACTAATTGTTTATCCAAGACTGGTAATAACCGATCTATGGCTGCTTGACACTTAGCTTGAGCGGCAGAGTCAGCACGATCGCCTTTCTGTTTTTGATACCACAAACCAACTGCATTGTCAGCCAAAGTATCTGCTAATTCTTCCCACTGGCGACACTGAAGCCGGGCTTTCTTTTCGTGAGGATAAAAACTAGGCTCAGGATAAGTTTCGTCTAAATACTCTAAAATCAGTGTCGAATCCCAAACTGTCGTACCATCTTCATCTACTAATACAGGCACTTTGCCAATGGGAGAAATACTGACAAATTCAGGGGATTTGTTAGCAATATCGGTGGCGATGAGTTCCACAGGCAAATTTTTCTCATCTAACAAAATCCTTACTTTTCGGGCGTAGGGTGAGCGCTGAGCATAATACAAAGTTCGAGTCATAATTTGGGATTACTTATTCAAGTGAAAACCAGTATATACTGTTTCTCCGGCTACGAATCGCTTACCTCTTGATTGATTTGCTGCAAAATCTGCTCAATGCGGTTAGCTTGCCTAACTTTCCCTTGCTTGATAAATAAATCCCTGGCTTTCGTCAAATTAGCTACAGCTTCCTGTTGATTTTCTTTCTGTCCTTGCTGTAACAATGCCATACCTAAATTATTCAAAGCATCTGCATATTCACCATTAATTTTAATCGCTTGCCGCCAGACAGTAATTGCTTCATCCAACTGACTTTTATTAGCCAAAGCAACGGCTAAGTCGTTATGAGCTTTAGCGTGTTGGGGATTGCGTTCAATTGCTTGTCGATATTGAGCGATCGCATCGTCTATCTTGTCCTGGCTTGATAGAACTGCCCCTAACTTATAGTAAGCCTCTGCCTGCTTAGGAAATCGCACAATTAACTGCCGGAAAAGAGCCTCTGCATTAGCGACGTTACCTTGGCCGTAGAGGTCATTTGCCATTCTCAAGCCGAAAGTATATCCCTTACCAATGACTTCGCACTTCTTAGAGGCATTAGCTGCTTGTTTGCATATTTTTACCTCGTCTCTGTCCATTTCATAAAATATTACCTCGCGAGCGGGCTGACCGCGCCTCGGTACGGTGTTTTGCGCGAGTTGCAAACTACCAGGCTTAGAGGAAGCGGGTGTGGCGATCGCAACAGCCGATATTTCCACCCCAGCCAAAATACTCAGGGCAATCCCAGTAAAATTGATAAGTGAGGCAACGCCCTTGTTGTTTTTCATCATTTGTGGTAATAAAAAGTGAATATTTTAGAGCCTGAGCAAACTACCCTACCCTACTAGAAGCCAATTAGGGAGATATTCTAGCACTGGGTGAGAGATTTATCGCTAGGGGCTAGGGGCTAGGGGCTAGGGGCTAGGGGAAGCGTGAAAGAAGAGGAAGAAGGGAATAGCATCAGCAAGTTTGGTGGAACTCAGAACGTCTTAACCGCCTTGGCGGTTAATATACAGAGCGATTAGCTAAAGGAATTACTCAAATTTTCTTGCGTCCAAATCCGCTGCGGCCGGTTTTAAACCCAACTTCAAAGTTCTACAATGAAATCTATCCAGTCATCCCCTCAAGTCCGTGACCACAACTCCCCTACGTCCTTCTACTGAAACCTCTGTACAGCGCCCTGACTCTCTGGGGCGATTTGGCAAATTCGGCGGTAAGTATGTCCCCGAAACCCTTATGCCTGCCCTATTTGAGCTAGAGGCAGCTTTCGAGCAATACCGCAATGACCCAGATTTTCAACAAGAATTACAACAACTGCTTAAGGATTATGTCGGACGACCAAGCCCTTTATATTTCGCCGAACGCCTGACAGCCCACTATACCAAACCCGATGGCTCTGGCCCGCAAATTTATCTCAAGCGTGAAGACTTAAACCACACCGGAGCTCACAAAATTAATAATGCTCTAGCTCAAGCGCTATTAGCAAAGAGAATGGGTAAACAGCGCGTGATTGCGGAAACGGGAGCGGGTCAGCATGGTGTGGCTACTGCCACTGTATGCGCTCGCTTTGGCTTGGAGTGCGTCGTCTACATGGGCGTTCACGACATGGAACGACAAGCTTTGAACGTATTTAGAATGCGGCTGATGGGGGCCGAAGTGCGTCCAGTGGCGGCGGGTACGGGAACCCTCAAGGATGCAACTTCCGAAGCAATCCGGGACTGGGTAACGAATGTGGAGACAACTCATTATATTCTCGGCTCGGTGGCGGGGCCTCACCCTTACCCGATGATGGTACGGGATTTTCACGCAATTATTGGTCAAGAAACGCGCTCTCAATGTTTGGAAAAATGGGGCGGTTTGCCTGATATTCTGTTGGCTTGTGTTGGTGGCGGCTCTAATGCGATGGGGCTCTTTCACGAGTTTGTCAATGAAGAAACAGTAAGGTTAATCGGTGTCGAGGCTGCCGGTGAAGGGGTTGATACGGAAAAACACGCGGCTACTTTGACAAAAGGAAGAGTTGGGGTATTGCACGGGGCGATGAGTTATTTGCTGCAAGATGAGGAGGGTCAAGTAATTGAGCCTCACTCGATTAGTGCGGGGTTGGATTATCCGGGAGTGGGGCCAGAACACAGCTTTTTGAAGGATATTGGTAGAGCGGAATATTACAGCGTCACTGATGATGAAGCTGTGGCAGCATTTCAGCGGCTTTCTCAGTTAGAGGGGATTATTCCGGCTTTGGAAACGGCCCATGCGATCGCCTATTTGGAAACTCTCAGTCCGCAGTTAAGTGGTAGCCCCCGAATTGTGCTTAATTGTTCTGGGCGGGGGGATAAAGACGTTCAGACTGTTGCCAAATTTCTCAACCCATCGAAGGATTAGCAATGCGGTTCGGGGCGGTAATAATATTAATTGTCACCGCCTCGATTAAATGAAGTGCTAATTATGTCAAAAATATTCGGTCGCTTGAGTTTGGGAGTGTTATTGTTGGTGGCTGGATGCGATATTCAAAATCTGG from Kamptonema formosum PCC 6407 includes the following:
- a CDS encoding NB-ARC domain-containing protein; amino-acid sequence: MTTQIPQDFVQAITKERSVTDAELETVFMALDGQPTAAIATKLGISDIAVRKRLGEVYKKFKIGGNGPGKLAELRHQLLFLYQAGQGSGDFIPAGRVMASAVAIAHHHQDWGEAPDVSVFYGRTEELAALKQWILSDGCRLVALLGLGGTGKTTLAVKAAKLVQDEFDFIIWRSLRACPSVQDLLASLISIFSPQQKADLPLDVNARISRLVEYFRKHRCLLILDDFEMVLSPGELAGRYRPGLEGYRELIARLGEVNHNSCLMLLSSEEPTELALISGEKVKSLKPSVSEEIAREIFTEKGLSAKDKEWKVLISRYGGNLLAFKIVAATIQDFFEGNISKFLEATGLFIEDHLTNLLTQQFERLSPSEAEIIYWLAITQNPVSLAKLRDDILVKSSLSDLLKNLESLGRRSLIEKINEGGEILFTLQPLIMKYVTEDLVEQLRNEILEAVKIQGTEKMRLLKTHYFGKAIVKGKGGKSYPTRSILSMVKNHLQALFMQTTGSSEALNILEKLASDLQDKSQLEVGYASDNMRNILAEMTSS
- a CDS encoding CADD family putative folate metabolism protein; protein product: MTEQQFLEQLNGTIETHNLLKHPFYQMWNEGKLSLAMLQEYAQEYYLQVHNFPTYVSATHAACDDIKIRQMLLENLIEEERGSTHHPELWLRFAEGLGVERKAVLERQYLEKTRESVRILKELARSEEPAVGLAALYAYESQVPEVATTKIAGLKQFYGIDSENALSFFTVHEQADEFHSQATREALLELCQTEEQKEKALSAASNAACALNLLLDGVYETYCQER
- a CDS encoding energy-coupling factor ABC transporter ATP-binding protein, with the protein product MSQYLLEIEDAHYTYLGSKKSALNGLSLRLRPGKKSAIIGQNGCGKTTMFLLANGLYKPQQGKVYWQGKQIDYSRNYLMSLRQKVGLVFQNPEQQLVALTVEEDISYGLCNLGIPAKEIAERVERVLMQFGLSELATQPVHHLSLGQKKRVSLADVMVLEPELLLLDEPTAYLDRLHTRQLMIALEKIHNSGTTILMASHDLDLVYRWADWIFVVDKGRLILEGKPQDIFAQREIMEELQLGVPLVFEMLSEVSQAIASCDSQQDNLTEYSMLKQLRERILKILQNF
- the cbiQ gene encoding cobalt ECF transporter T component CbiQ, translating into MSLKLDTLAYTNSLSNLPPEQKLIFAIVVLTIALFAHPPVQGLIIIWMSIWTIIYARTPPEIYWRMLYLAALFWLTSLPAIAINGVSVAHISLIQTDALQGMTLGSNYFYISRNGSELALTIFSRSLSSVCCMYFLLLTVPFAAILQTLRRLGLPAILTELLLLMYRFIFTLLSATQELWIAQQSRAGYRTWRTSINSLSLLVGQLFHRTMLHYHQFSLGLEARGFTGELRVWHSRRYCYSQRYALEAIIGCGVLIGLECLTNVTIFARN
- a CDS encoding energy-coupling factor ABC transporter substrate-binding protein, whose translation is MNKTNQGWNNWLLLTGVLLLAVIPVISLRNAEFSGADGQAEEAIAEINPDYKPWFQSVIEPSSGEIESLLFSSQAALGAGVIGYVIGLYRGRTEVKKQAKMKDKA
- a CDS encoding energy-coupling factor ABC transporter permease, producing the protein MKKKQQLWQLILMAGLSFHLIIGQTPPAYAMHIMEGFLPVQWAIFWWIIFIPFFILGLRSIQRITQENPQLKLLIALAGAFTFVLSALKIPSVTGSCSHPTGTGLGAVLFGPLAMSVLGSLVLLFQALLLAHGGLTTLGANAFSMAIAGPFAAYWLYHIIMRLSGKQTMAIFISAAFADLLTYLITSVQLALAFPAPVGGFMASFIKFASIFALTQIPLAISEGLLTVLVWNWLQSYNSEELKQLQLIKGES
- a CDS encoding four helix bundle protein, whose product is MSHREQWQRGIYLCELCYDLTKFFHPSEVYGLTSQIRRASVSIPANIAEGYGRVSRKEYVRYLQIALGSLRELDTHLVIAERVALAPPQKISPVFKEVDELSRLIVTTINKLGD
- the dnaK gene encoding molecular chaperone DnaK — its product is MGKVVGIDLGTTNSVVAVMEGGKPVVIANAEGMRTTPSVVAFTKEGERVVGQMARRQAVLNPQNTFYAVKRFIGRKYGELTPESKRVPYTVRREENGNIKIKCPRLKKDFAPEEISAMVLRKLAEEASRYLGQEVTGAVITVPAYFNDSQRQATRDAGRIAGLDVKRILNEPTAASLAYGLERRESQTILVFDLGGGTFDVSILEVGDGVFEVKATSGDTQLGGNDFDQKIVDWMAEQFLEKEGVDLRRNRQSLQRLTEAAEKAKIELSGVGVTDINLPFIDANEDGPLHFETRLTRGQFEGLCGDLIQRLRRPVKQALTDANLNPSRIDEIVLVGGSTRIPLVQQLVRSLIDKEPNQNVNPDEVVAVGAAIQAGILAGDVRDILLLDVTPLSLGLETIGGVMKKLIPRNTTIPVRRSDIFSTSENNQTLVEVHILQGERELAADNKSLGRFKLTGIPPAPRGIPQVQVSFDIDANGMLLVTAMDRTTGREQSITIQGASTLTQQEVSLMIRDAEQFAQADKLQREKVEKRNRSEALAYQAERQLREVALDRGMQFAQRNRQRIENLIRELRDSLERNDERGVDQVGSDLQDALYDLSREVAAYGRDEDDDDFFESVRRTISGDKRRSEEPYMPSSRKVSRPSERVGTSRISRPYQSDDWDDDEEDWL
- a CDS encoding glutathione S-transferase family protein, with the translated sequence MTRTLYYAQRSPYARKVRILLDEKNLPVELIATDIANKSPEFVSISPIGKVPVLVDEDGTTVWDSTLILEYLDETYPEPSFYPHEKKARLQCRQWEELADTLADNAVGLWYQKQKGDRADSAAQAKCQAAIDRLLPVLDKQLVASTYLLGETFTAVDVATVSALGYYSLRFGEDWQQQYLRLGMLFKHLHERESVKSTVPIA
- a CDS encoding tetratricopeptide repeat protein, with amino-acid sequence MMKNNKGVASLINFTGIALSILAGVEISAVAIATPASSKPGSLQLAQNTVPRRGQPAREVIFYEMDRDEVKICKQAANASKKCEVIGKGYTFGLRMANDLYGQGNVANAEALFRQLIVRFPKQAEAYYKLGAVLSSQDKIDDAIAQYRQAIERNPQHAKAHNDLAVALANKSQLDEAITVWRQAIKINGEYADALNNLGMALLQQGQKENQQEAVANLTKARDLFIKQGKVRQANRIEQILQQINQEVSDS
- the trpB gene encoding tryptophan synthase subunit beta; this encodes MTTTPLRPSTETSVQRPDSLGRFGKFGGKYVPETLMPALFELEAAFEQYRNDPDFQQELQQLLKDYVGRPSPLYFAERLTAHYTKPDGSGPQIYLKREDLNHTGAHKINNALAQALLAKRMGKQRVIAETGAGQHGVATATVCARFGLECVVYMGVHDMERQALNVFRMRLMGAEVRPVAAGTGTLKDATSEAIRDWVTNVETTHYILGSVAGPHPYPMMVRDFHAIIGQETRSQCLEKWGGLPDILLACVGGGSNAMGLFHEFVNEETVRLIGVEAAGEGVDTEKHAATLTKGRVGVLHGAMSYLLQDEEGQVIEPHSISAGLDYPGVGPEHSFLKDIGRAEYYSVTDDEAVAAFQRLSQLEGIIPALETAHAIAYLETLSPQLSGSPRIVLNCSGRGDKDVQTVAKFLNPSKD